A single genomic interval of Bacillota bacterium harbors:
- a CDS encoding pyridoxal phosphate-dependent aminotransferase produces the protein MFISQRAQRTSPSPTLAITAKARKMREDGIDVLSFGAGEPDFDTPEFIKEAAVTALREGFTRYTPTAGIEPLRKAICDKLWRDNGLKYEPNQIIVTCGGKHALYNTFQVICDPGDEVIIPAPYWVSYPEMVKLADGVPVFVYADESTGFVPTIDAIREKISARTRAIVVNSPCNPTGAVFHRQRLKEIAALALRHDLYIISDEIYEKMVYDGHEHVSIASLGEEVKKRTILVNGMSKAYSMTGWRIGYAAAERELIAAMTRIQDQSTSNPTSIAQKAALAALQAPEDTVKQMVAAFAERRQAIVDGLNRIPGFRCAEPGGAFYAFPNVSALYGKRWGDRLINNSDAFAEYLLEVARVAVVPGSGFGADENIRLSYACSLDTIHNGLARIADAVQALQD, from the coding sequence CCAAAGCGCGCAAGATGCGCGAGGATGGTATCGACGTGCTGTCTTTTGGAGCCGGAGAACCCGACTTCGACACGCCGGAGTTCATCAAGGAAGCGGCAGTTACCGCCCTGCGAGAGGGCTTCACCAGATATACCCCCACCGCCGGCATCGAGCCACTGCGCAAAGCGATTTGCGACAAACTCTGGCGCGATAACGGACTGAAGTACGAGCCCAATCAGATTATCGTTACCTGCGGGGGCAAACATGCTCTCTATAACACCTTTCAGGTCATCTGCGACCCCGGCGACGAGGTGATTATCCCCGCGCCCTACTGGGTGAGCTACCCGGAGATGGTGAAGCTGGCTGACGGCGTGCCGGTGTTTGTCTATGCTGACGAGAGCACCGGCTTTGTACCCACCATCGACGCCATCCGCGAGAAGATAAGTGCGCGAACACGGGCAATCGTGGTGAACAGCCCGTGCAACCCAACGGGCGCGGTGTTCCATCGCCAAAGGCTTAAGGAGATTGCCGCTCTCGCGCTCAGGCATGACCTGTACATCATCTCCGACGAGATATACGAAAAGATGGTGTACGATGGGCATGAACATGTTAGCATCGCCAGTTTGGGTGAGGAAGTCAAGAAACGCACCATCCTGGTCAACGGTATGTCCAAAGCGTACTCGATGACCGGCTGGCGCATCGGTTACGCGGCGGCGGAGCGAGAACTCATTGCCGCCATGACGCGCATTCAGGACCAGTCCACCTCCAACCCCACCTCGATTGCGCAGAAGGCGGCACTGGCAGCGTTGCAAGCACCGGAGGACACGGTGAAGCAGATGGTCGCGGCGTTCGCCGAGCGAAGGCAGGCGATTGTGGACGGATTGAACCGCATCCCCGGCTTCCGTTGCGCCGAACCCGGTGGGGCTTTCTACGCCTTCCCCAACGTGTCGGCTCTCTACGGCAAACGCTGGGGCGACCGTCTCATCAACAACTCCGACGCCTTCGCGGAGTACCTGCTGGAAGTGGCGCGGGTGGCGGTGGTGCCGGGCAGTGGCTTCGGCGCGGACGAGAACATCCGGTTGTCCTACGCCTGTTCGCTGGATACCATCCACAACGGTCTCGCCCGAATCGCCGACGCGGTGCAGGCGTTGCAGGATTAG